The Triticum aestivum cultivar Chinese Spring chromosome 3A, IWGSC CS RefSeq v2.1, whole genome shotgun sequence genome includes a region encoding these proteins:
- the LOC123060966 gene encoding uncharacterized protein, giving the protein MALPTLPFNPSTPMGPGFPDSAILCRVARVSADWNATTAECRTEDGQAVEVSFWLVDPPGISYFSVNCPGIKHEYHAWLICAEDAFVLFSLKFWGPARFFVYTAGKQSLRLLPNPNHAYFGGQQFGLLPCGDADGEHFAVAFLDLKWNIQNDVCRFDAYVFSSQTQAWTTRKAHLSDPADKPLCCRHALFEQIRVGASALGWVDTRYGILLLDDLFGRHPVVKIIPLPVTTVGLPEPTKPYDYYCAPEYFYNVACCDDLIKFVHIKYDDPDAMTRGSGWKATMWNMKVSEQNWCERYTVDVAKISVDKSFPAKLPELWDDETQQLQLKNLMFQGPILSMLNDDLLYMMAKVNDEDDTAWAITIDMKHAALKALAKFSVKPKQQLLTTLCFSCVFPKYLNIPPGTEMYDPMEMHFKRMSLAQFVMQVQQTREWFRELDLFLDCDLPTYKESKALLTECCPVSSLCVHIHALLKYATCTDEASNNMQHLLRAFEGFDMLLTESFNEEASDETLRSKIIVALPILDNLLQSMLPSVTPEERYQGVGIFEQYEKSGYTKKGHQSFGSNAEKVRHSKKRNRAKKRTHKQQQHIFKRNNFGGNVALNRWWYLDGCMLMSVGMLSLCWMAWKILQ; this is encoded by the exons ATGGCGCTCCCCACCTTGCCCTTCAATCCCTCCACCCCGATGGGCCCCGGGTTTCCCGACTCGGCCATCCTCTGCAGGGTGGCGCGTGTGTCGGCGGACTGGAACGCGACCACCGCCGAGTGCCGCACCGAGGACGGCCAAGCCGTGGAGGTGTCCTTCTGGCTCGTCGACCCGCCGGGCATCTCCTACTTCTCCGTCAACTGCCCCGGCATCAAGCACGAGTACCACGCCTGGCTCATCTGCGCCGAGGACGCCTTCGTCCTCTTCAGCCTCAAGTTCTGGGGCCCCGCCCGCTTCTTCGTCTACACGGCCGGGAAGCAGTCCCTGCGGCTGCTCCCAAACCCCAACCATGCCTACTTCGGCGGGCAGCAGTTTGGCCTCTTGCCTTGTGGTGACGCCGACGGCGAGCACTTTGCCGTGGCCTTCCTCGACCTCAAGTGGAATATCCAAAACGATGTTTGCCGATTTGATGCCTATGTCTTCTCGTCTCAAACGCAGGCATGGACGACCAGGAAGGCCCACTTATCAGACCCTGCTGACAAGCCATTGTGTTGTCGACATGCCTTGTTCGAGCAGATCAGGGTTGGAGCAAGCGCGCTGGGCTGGGTTGATACCCGCTATGGCATTCTCCTTCTGGACGACCTGTTTGGCAGGCATCCTGTCGTCAAGATAATCCCATTACCAGTGACAACCGTTGGCTTGCCCGAGCCAACCAAGCCGTATGACTATTACTGTGCCCCTGAGTACTTTTACAATGTTGCCTGCTGCGATGATCTCATCAAATTCGTCCACATCAAATACGATGACCCTGATGCCATGACCAGAGGTTCAGGTTGGAAAGCCACAATGTGGAATATGAAGGTCTCTGAGCAAAATTGGTGCGAGCGCTACACAGTTGATGTTGCCAAAATCTCGGTTGACAAAAGCTTTCCTGCTAAATTGCCTGAGCTGTGGGATGATGAGACTCAACAACTGCAGTTGAAGAACCTGATGTTCCAAGGCCCGATTCTGAGCATGCTCAATGACGATTTGCTTTACATGATGGCCAAGGTGAATGATGAAGACGACACAGCCTGGGCCATCACTATTGACATGAAACATGCAGCTCTCAAGGCACTGGCAAAGTTTTCTGTCAAACCGAAGCAACAACTCCTCACTACACTCTGCTTCTCATGCGTCTTCCCCAAGTACCTCAACATTCCCCCAG GGACAGAAATGTATGATCCCATGGAAATGCACTTTAAGAG GATGAGTTTGGCGCAGTTTGTTATGCAAGTGCAGCAGACTCGAGAATGGTTCAGGGAACTTG ATCTATTCTTAGATTGTGACTTGCCAACTTACAAGGAATCCAAAGCACTGCTTACCGAGTGTTGCCCAGTATCCTCTTTGTGTGTACATATTCATGCG CTACTGAAATATGCTACATGCACTGATGAAGCCTCCAATAATATGCAACATCTCTTACG TGCATTTGAGGGTTTTGATATGCTGCTAACCGAGTCATTTAATGAGGAGGCAAGTGATGAGACCCTGAGGAGCAAAATCATTGTGGCCCTTCCAATTTTAGACAA TCTTCTGCAAAGTATGctaccatcagtgactcctgaagAAAGGTACCAAGGAGTAGGAATATTTGAACAATATGAGAAGTCAGGCTATACGAAGAAGGGCCACCAGTCGTTTGGCTCTAATGCTGAGAAGGTTCGCCACAGCAAGAAGCGAAACCGTGCTAAGAAAAGGACTCACAAGCAGCAGCAACATATTTTCAAGCGCAATAACTTTGGGGGGAATGTGGCTTTGAACCGCTGGTGGTACTTGGACGGCTGCATGCTGATGTCTGTTGGTATGTTGTCACTTTGCTGGATGGCATGGAAGATCTTGCAGTAG
- the LOC123060967 gene encoding uncharacterized protein, which produces MAPSTFSFHPSTLMGSSTARSEFPDWVLLCEEPRFSELRNETTVECETSEGQAVEVSFWLVDPPGASYFSFNCPGLDASAFDDYAPPSLVCVGAAFVLFSLTIRGSTHHFVYKAAPAGKQSLEALPDPPVYRRRRFGLLPRGDGGEHYAVAYLDRQWISQGDYWRFDAHVCSSETQAWSSHMLSLLHLSESDKLLCCKHSLYYRHVAVAGSLGWVDLLRGVLLLHNLFDGGDPVFEFIPFPKSRVNFLNEDGRPHRALSIIATWPAVMISSSSSR; this is translated from the coding sequence ATGGCGCCATCCACCTTTTCCTTCCACCCCTCCACCCTGATGGGCTCAAGCACCGCCAGATCCGAGTTTCCCGACTGGGTCCTGCTCTGCGAGGAGCCGCGTTTCTCGGAACTCCGGAACGAGACCACCGTCGAGTGCGAGACCAGCGAGGGCCAAGCCGTGGAGGTCTCCTTCTGGCTCGTCGACCCGCCGGGCGCCTCCTACTTCTCCTTCAACTGCCCCGGCCTCGACGCCTCCGCCTTCGACGACTACGCACCGCCCTCCCTCGTCTGCGTCGGGGCCGCCTTCGTCCTCTTCAGCCTCACAATCAGGGGCTCCACCCACCACTTCGTCTACAAAGCTGCCCCTGCAGGGAAACAATCGCTTGAAGCGCTCCCCGATCCTCCGGTCTACAGAAGACGGCGGTTTGGCCTCCTGccccgcggcgacggcggcgaacaCTACGCCGTGGCCTACCTCGACCGCCAGTGGATCTCCCAAGGCGATTATTGGCGGTTTGATGCGCACGTCTGTTCCTCTGAAACGCAGGCATGGAGCAGCCACATGTTGTCGTTGCTGCACTTATCCGAGTCTGACAAGCTGCTCTGTTGTAAGCATAGCTTGTACTATAGGCATGTCGCCGTTGCAGGCTCACTAGGCTGGGTTGATCTCCTGCGTGGTGTCCTCCTCCTTCACAACCTCTTCGACGGTGGTGATCCTGTCTTCGAATTCATCCCATTCCCTAAATCAAGGGTGAACTTTCTCAACGAGGATGGCCGCCCTCACCGCGCTTTGAGTATTATTGCAACGTGGCCTGCTGTGATGATCTCCTCAAGTTCATCGAGATAG